A single window of Acidobacteriota bacterium DNA harbors:
- a CDS encoding DUF1365 domain-containing protein, whose translation MSLPAPSLYTGVVRHERFTPKAHRFQHSVYEALVDVDDLASLEREIPFFSHGRANLTSLYDGDYMGKDEGSIREKANRWLAARGVPPPARLFLLTHLRVLGYAFNPVNYYYAFDGAGRFAFAIAEINNTFGEGYAYLLRRPEGDDAGTISARFPKAFHISPFIGMDTTYTFVVTPPGETLRAHVDEFAAGAEGGKFFEAFFAGRRSPLTARSLLGALVRHPLMPLRVMAWIHLHAFFLLLKRVPSFTKPAPPEGALYAGAAPRSPFARKSPEARRNA comes from the coding sequence CCAGCACAGCGTGTACGAGGCCCTCGTGGACGTGGACGACCTCGCCTCTCTCGAGAGGGAGATCCCGTTCTTCTCGCACGGCCGCGCGAACCTCACGAGCCTTTACGACGGCGACTACATGGGGAAGGACGAGGGCTCGATCCGCGAAAAGGCGAACCGGTGGCTCGCGGCGCGCGGCGTACCGCCTCCGGCGCGGCTCTTCCTGCTGACTCACCTCCGCGTGCTCGGGTACGCGTTCAACCCGGTCAACTATTACTACGCCTTCGACGGGGCCGGGCGCTTTGCCTTCGCGATCGCCGAGATCAACAACACGTTCGGCGAGGGGTACGCCTACCTGCTGAGGCGCCCGGAAGGCGACGACGCCGGGACGATCTCGGCGCGCTTCCCGAAGGCGTTCCACATCTCGCCGTTCATCGGAATGGACACGACGTACACGTTCGTGGTGACGCCTCCCGGGGAAACCCTGCGCGCGCACGTCGACGAGTTCGCGGCGGGCGCCGAAGGCGGCAAGTTCTTCGAGGCGTTCTTCGCGGGGCGGCGCTCGCCGCTGACGGCTCGCTCCCTTCTGGGCGCTCTCGTCCGGCACCCCCTGATGCCCCTCCGCGTCATGGCGTGGATTCACCTGCACGCGTTCTTCCTGCTCCTGAAACGCGTTCCGTCCTTCACGAAGCCCGCGCCGCCCGAGGGCGCCCTTTACGCCGGGGCCGCGCCCCGGTCCCCGTTCGCAAGGAAAAGCCCGGAAGCGAGGAGAAACGCTTGA